Genomic segment of Thermodesulfovibrionia bacterium:
CAGCCTGTTGATTCTGTGACAGTTATGCCTGATGATGTCTTTTCAACAAGCTGAAGCACCTGTGAATAGCGGCTGCCTACAGGGATCACAAGCCTGCCGCCTGTCTTGAGCTGGCCGATATAAGCCTGCGGGATATCCGGGGCAGCGGCAGTAACGATAATAGCGTCGTAGGGCGCCTCTTCGGGCAGCCCTAACGTTCCGTCACTGACGGATATCTTCACATTACCGTAATTAAGTTCATCCAGCACCTTTTTTGCTCTCAGCGCAAGGGCCTCGATCCTTTCAACTGAAAACACCCTGGATGCGAGCCTTGACAAGAGAGCGGTCTGATAACCTGAGCCGGTTCCTATCTCAAGAACCTTTTCATCGCCTTTCAGTGCAAGCAGCTCTGTCATAAGCGCAACCATATACGGCTGGGATATGGTCTGGTTCTCTCCTATCGGAAGGGCGCAGTCATCATACGCCATATACTTCAGGTCATCGCTGACAAACACATGCCTGGGTATCTCTTCCATTGCTGAAAGCACACGCTCATCCAGTATGCCCCTGCGCCTGAGCTGTGTCTCGACCATCAACATACGTTCGCTGTAATATTTATCACCGGACATTGTTATAAGATCAGCCTATCCTTTTCAAAATCTCCCTTGCCGCAATCACCCCGGATGCGGAAGATTGAATAAGCCCCCTGCTGACACCTGCGCCGTCACCTATCGCAAAGAGGTTCTTGATCTCTGTCTCAAGGTTAGAATCAAGTTTGATCTGCCTGGAATAGAACTTCACCTCCACACCATACAGAAGAGTATCAGCACTGTTAACGCCGGGAGCGATCTTGTCCATAGCCTCAAGCATCTCAAGAATGTCGGATACATACCGGTACGGCAATACAAAACTTAAGTCTCCCGGTGTTGCATCTGAAAGAGTCGGTTTCACACGGCCTTGTGCTATCCTCTTAACATTTGATCTCCGTCCCGCATGAAGATCACCAAGCCTCTGAAGTATTATCCCCCTGCCGAGAAGGTTTGCAAGATACGCTATGCTCCTTCCGTAAAGATGCGGCTCGTCAAAAGGTTCTGTGAAGCTCGTGCTTACAAGTATTGCAAAGTTCGTGTTCTCCGTCTTCTTCTTTGAATAGCTGTGGCCGTTCACTGTCCAGATGCCCTTTACATACTCCTTTACCACCTCGCCGTAAGGATTAACGCAGAAGGTCCTTGCCCTGTCATTAAACTTTCTTGATTGAAAGATAAGTTTAGGCTCATATACAACCTCTGTTAAAGGCCTCAGCACTTCTGCCGGAAGTTCTACCCTCACGCCTATATCCACAGGATTTTTCAATAAGGAGAGCCCCATCGCCCTCGCCTGCTCTTCAAGCCAGAGCGCGCCTTCCCTGCCGGGAGCGATAACCACAAAATCAGAATGAAAGATATCTCCGCCCTTTGTCTTGATCCCGATGACCTTATCTTTTTCAAACAGGATCGAACTGACATCTTCGGAAAAAATGATATCAACATTTGAATTCAGCGCGAGCTTCATGTTTGTCAAAACAGCAGGACACATGTCCGTGCCTATGTGCCGTATCTTTGAAGGGATGAGAGTGAGGCTGTTTGCTGAGGCAAGCCTGCTCAGCTCTTCAACCTTGTCAGTATC
This window contains:
- a CDS encoding protein-L-isoaspartate(D-aspartate) O-methyltransferase, producing MSGDKYYSERMLMVETQLRRRGILDERVLSAMEEIPRHVFVSDDLKYMAYDDCALPIGENQTISQPYMVALMTELLALKGDEKVLEIGTGSGYQTALLSRLASRVFSVERIEALALRAKKVLDELNYGNVKISVSDGTLGLPEEAPYDAIIVTAAAPDIPQAYIGQLKTGGRLVIPVGSRYSQVLQLVEKTSSGITVTESTGCVFVPLLGKDGWG
- a CDS encoding NAD(P)/FAD-dependent oxidoreductase codes for the protein MKNYDVIIVGAGPAGIFAALELVSSGREINILLIEKGRELEKRICPSETKGVFCNECPQCSLLCGWGGAGAFSDGKLTLSKDTGGNLLRYIDSPELDELLKYVDDIYVKHGAPEKVYGNDTDKVEELSRLASANSLTLIPSKIRHIGTDMCPAVLTNMKLALNSNVDIIFSEDVSSILFEKDKVIGIKTKGGDIFHSDFVVIAPGREGALWLEEQARAMGLSLLKNPVDIGVRVELPAEVLRPLTEVVYEPKLIFQSRKFNDRARTFCVNPYGEVVKEYVKGIWTVNGHSYSKKKTENTNFAILVSTSFTEPFDEPHLYGRSIAYLANLLGRGIILQRLGDLHAGRRSNVKRIAQGRVKPTLSDATPGDLSFVLPYRYVSDILEMLEAMDKIAPGVNSADTLLYGVEVKFYSRQIKLDSNLETEIKNLFAIGDGAGVSRGLIQSSASGVIAAREILKRIG